The following coding sequences are from one Lysinibacillus sp. FSL W8-0992 window:
- a CDS encoding DUF2812 domain-containing protein codes for MNKIVRKLRPSDYWRIGEHESWFSDMAAMGFHLKKMGLHFAHFVKGEPKKMRFRIDVSINKKITPEQIQMYEESGWDYVTSYNFFHVYSSPVELNAPELHTDPAEQSYTLKELDKKLAMNACIATGAMILMIGMLCAIWFLDGTPTLILVQGLAIQQTIVTAFIGYTTYNALQAAFSIRALRKNLIEGKPIDHHAPWKKHYRLNSTLAFLITVVIGLSAILPLLQLVKGETKTLPKENVDLPIVRLADIEKNPALIRGETSYMRDGVDWENRYTYNWGPLAPVQYDTDESGIVPGEMWEDGSGEYSPSIHTKVYQLSISALTDNLIADLIKRYRYGDSHENFVEINHPQLDLLIVHEEGASKEVFASNGKAVIYVRYYGYAEINSIIENLIEKIHLISE; via the coding sequence ATGAATAAAATCGTCCGTAAACTTCGACCTAGTGATTATTGGCGCATCGGTGAACATGAATCTTGGTTTTCAGACATGGCAGCAATGGGGTTCCATCTAAAAAAGATGGGGTTACATTTCGCCCATTTTGTTAAAGGTGAACCGAAAAAAATGAGGTTCAGAATAGATGTATCCATAAATAAGAAGATTACGCCAGAACAAATACAGATGTATGAGGAAAGTGGATGGGATTATGTAACAAGCTATAATTTTTTTCACGTATATTCTTCACCCGTTGAACTCAATGCACCAGAACTACATACAGATCCCGCTGAGCAATCGTACACATTAAAGGAACTGGATAAGAAATTAGCGATGAATGCATGTATAGCTACTGGTGCCATGATCTTAATGATCGGTATGTTGTGTGCTATTTGGTTTCTTGATGGAACGCCTACGCTCATTTTGGTTCAAGGATTGGCTATTCAACAAACTATTGTAACCGCCTTTATCGGATATACGACCTATAATGCGCTACAAGCAGCTTTTTCCATTCGTGCTTTGCGAAAAAATCTTATCGAAGGAAAACCGATTGATCATCATGCCCCTTGGAAAAAGCACTACCGATTAAATTCAACTTTAGCTTTCCTCATTACAGTAGTTATTGGATTGAGTGCAATACTTCCATTGTTACAGCTTGTAAAAGGGGAGACGAAAACATTGCCCAAAGAAAATGTAGATTTACCCATTGTCAGATTAGCAGATATCGAGAAAAATCCTGCATTAATTCGAGGAGAAACTTCATATATGAGAGATGGTGTTGATTGGGAAAACCGATATACATATAATTGGGGTCCATTAGCACCGGTGCAATATGATACAGATGAAAGTGGGATCGTTCCCGGAGAAATGTGGGAAGACGGGAGTGGTGAATATTCACCAAGTATTCATACGAAGGTTTATCAGTTGAGCATATCGGCTCTAACGGATAATCTGATCGCTGATTTAATAAAAAGATATAGGTATGGGGATAGTCATGAGAATTTTGTTGAAATAAATCATCCACAATTGGATCTATTGATTGTTCATGAGGAAGGGGCTTCAAAAGAAGTGTTTGCTTCTAATGGTAAAGCCGTTATATATGTTCGTTACTATGGATATGCAGAAATAAATTCAATAATAGAAAATCTAATAGAGAAGATTCATTTAATATCAGAATAA
- a CDS encoding PadR family transcriptional regulator produces MAYNGGPMTEAMYYVLLALKRPNHGYQLMHSITEVSNGRLKMGPGTLYGVLSRMQKDGLISLAEDDGRRKTYQITTEGEQALRFEYSRLKALIKDSTILEEGDEHE; encoded by the coding sequence ATGGCATATAATGGGGGACCGATGACAGAAGCAATGTATTATGTATTACTAGCGTTAAAGCGTCCTAACCACGGGTATCAGCTAATGCATTCCATTACAGAAGTTTCGAATGGCCGATTAAAAATGGGACCAGGGACACTTTACGGTGTACTCTCCCGAATGCAAAAAGACGGTCTTATTTCATTAGCGGAAGATGATGGCAGAAGGAAGACCTATCAAATTACAACAGAAGGAGAGCAAGCGCTGCGTTTCGAGTACAGTCGATTAAAAGCGTTGATAAAAGATAGCACCATTTTAGAGGAAGGTGATGAGCATGAATAA
- a CDS encoding MFS transporter, which translates to MDKRIYLLAIITFIVGLVELVIGGLLPLIAEDLNISYGQVGLLISMFSLSFAISGPILLSLTSKMERKRLFLIVLFIFFVTNMIIVLSDLYVFLMAARILSAMCASLLVSLCITIASQISDDSHTARAIGLVLMGVSASLVFGVPFSLWLGSELGWRAPFLFIAILTLLLMLIVFFALGKIEPNKKLPLKAQVKAIKDRKILLIHSISIVFFTGHMTLYAYLTPFLQSTLNLSEKSLSLMYLIIGLFSIFGSLLGGYFTDRISAKRTIISVLSLFTITIIAIPLLKFSVVLFIGAILLWSLLSWSLQPAIQSYIVSSASSTSDIHQSLNNSGAHIGMAIGSTIGGTIIDSYYVELNAIIGGTITCIAIVISIITFKMQRKLG; encoded by the coding sequence ATGGATAAAAGAATTTACCTACTTGCGATTATTACTTTTATAGTAGGTCTAGTTGAATTAGTTATTGGAGGATTGCTTCCACTTATAGCTGAAGATTTGAATATTTCATATGGCCAAGTAGGATTGTTAATCTCAATGTTTTCGTTAAGTTTTGCAATATCAGGACCCATTTTATTGTCTTTAACCTCAAAGATGGAGCGCAAAAGGTTATTTCTAATTGTCTTGTTCATTTTCTTTGTGACGAATATGATAATTGTGTTGAGTGATTTATATGTTTTCCTTATGGCAGCAAGAATTTTATCTGCTATGTGTGCGTCGCTCCTTGTTTCGTTGTGCATCACAATCGCTTCTCAAATAAGCGATGATTCGCATACGGCAAGAGCAATTGGCCTTGTATTAATGGGGGTTAGTGCATCTCTCGTTTTTGGAGTACCGTTTAGTTTATGGTTGGGAAGCGAATTAGGTTGGAGAGCACCATTTTTATTTATTGCCATTTTGACATTGTTGCTTATGTTAATAGTATTTTTCGCATTGGGAAAAATTGAGCCAAATAAGAAATTGCCTTTGAAAGCACAAGTAAAAGCGATAAAGGATAGAAAAATTTTACTTATTCATTCAATCTCTATCGTGTTTTTCACAGGTCACATGACTCTATATGCTTATTTAACACCATTTCTACAGTCAACACTAAATCTATCAGAGAAATCTCTTAGCCTTATGTATTTAATCATTGGTTTATTCTCGATATTCGGGAGTTTATTAGGTGGTTATTTTACAGATCGTATTAGTGCAAAACGGACTATTATTTCAGTATTGTCCTTATTTACAATAACTATTATTGCGATACCACTACTGAAATTTTCCGTTGTTCTATTCATTGGGGCAATATTATTATGGAGTTTACTAAGTTGGTCACTGCAACCTGCTATTCAAAGCTATATCGTTTCTTCTGCATCTTCTACATCCGATATCCATCAAAGCTTAAATAATTCTGGTGCTCATATTGGGATGGCTATAGGCTCCACAATCGGGGGAACTATTATAGACTCATATTATGTTGAATTAAATGCAATAATCGGTGGTACAATTACTTGCATCGCAATAGTCATCTCTATAATAACCTTTAAAATGCAAAGAAAATTAGGGTAA
- a CDS encoding DinB family protein: protein MVKHLFIGDITQELTSTRRILERLPEEHMSWRPHEKSMTLGGLATHLINLLNWQIAIFQYQDFDLATVPLRREALEKRSDILDEFDMNVGKLEKLMSECDEKTLGEEWTLRHGDYIIQREPRAIAFRTFGISHMVHHRAQLGVYLRLLDIPVPGFYGPSADEEAQ, encoded by the coding sequence ATGGTTAAACATTTATTTATCGGCGACATAACACAAGAACTAACTTCTACGCGTCGCATTTTGGAACGCTTGCCCGAGGAGCATATGTCATGGCGGCCACACGAAAAATCGATGACGCTCGGCGGGCTAGCCACACACCTGATCAACCTATTAAATTGGCAAATTGCAATATTTCAGTACCAGGACTTTGATCTTGCTACAGTACCGCTACGGCGAGAGGCTTTAGAAAAACGCTCTGACATTCTGGATGAGTTTGATATGAACGTCGGCAAGCTTGAAAAGTTAATGTCCGAATGCGACGAAAAAACGCTTGGCGAAGAGTGGACACTGCGCCATGGAGATTATATCATCCAACGTGAGCCAAGAGCGATTGCGTTCCGGACCTTTGGTATAAGCCATATGGTCCACCATCGTGCGCAGCTTGGGGTATACTTACGCCTACTCGATATTCCGGTGCCAGGTTTCTACGGCCCTTCAGCAGACGAGGAAGCCCAATGA
- a CDS encoding flavin reductase family protein produces the protein MSKEQKLIFNTNDLSEDEMYKLLIGSVIPRPIAWVSSKSKDGILNLAPFSFFTVASRNPPTLLISIGPGVNEREGSIKDTLTNIRDVKEYIINMVPEQLGEAMYRSSASVEPEKNEFELAGVTVQNGKVLNVPAVLEAPISIELKLAQIIPVGGDYLVLGKVECVQIDEAIYAGNYKIAIDKWKPLASLAGDFAGLMPSFSYGQNFR, from the coding sequence ATGTCTAAAGAACAGAAACTTATATTTAATACAAATGATTTGAGCGAGGATGAGATGTATAAATTGTTAATTGGCTCTGTTATACCAAGACCGATTGCATGGGTTTCATCCAAAAGTAAGGATGGTATTTTAAATTTAGCACCTTTCAGCTTTTTTACAGTTGCTTCTCGAAATCCACCAACACTTTTAATTTCAATAGGACCAGGTGTAAATGAACGAGAGGGAAGCATTAAGGATACATTAACGAACATTCGTGATGTAAAGGAATATATAATTAATATGGTACCTGAGCAGCTTGGGGAAGCGATGTATCGTTCATCCGCTAGTGTAGAGCCAGAGAAAAATGAATTTGAGCTTGCTGGTGTAACTGTCCAGAATGGTAAAGTGTTGAATGTACCGGCCGTGCTAGAAGCCCCAATCTCGATAGAACTTAAGTTAGCCCAAATTATTCCTGTCGGTGGCGATTATTTAGTGCTTGGAAAAGTTGAATGTGTCCAAATAGACGAAGCAATCTATGCAGGAAACTATAAAATAGCTATCGATAAGTGGAAGCCGCTTGCTAGTTTGGCAGGAGACTTTGCCGGACTGATGCCTTCATTTTCATATGGACAAAACTTTCGGTAA
- a CDS encoding gamma-type small acid-soluble spore protein, which yields MANNNQYKTDVNHVKQQNQQAEAKKKYASGSTNSMKSMDVEFGTETDVNHVKQQNQQAETNKKYASGRYANENNSK from the coding sequence ATGGCTAACAATAATCAATATAAGACAGATGTAAATCATGTAAAACAACAAAATCAACAAGCAGAAGCGAAGAAAAAATATGCTTCTGGTTCAACGAACTCGATGAAATCAATGGATGTGGAATTTGGGACTGAAACGGATGTAAATCATGTGAAACAACAAAATCAACAAGCAGAAACGAACAAAAAATATGCTTCTGGTCGTTATGCAAACGAAAATAATTCAAAATAA
- the adhP gene encoding alcohol dehydrogenase AdhP, whose translation MKAAVVTKEKSVSVEEKQLRPLKHGEALVQTEFCGVCHTDLHVKNADFGDVTGIVLGHEGIGKVIEVAEGVTSLKVGDRVSIAWMYESCGHCEYCTTGRETLCRDVKNAGYTVDGAMAEQVIVSADYAVKVPDNLDPAAASSVTCAGVTTYKAVKVSNIRPGQWIGVFGIGGLGNLAVQYAKNVYGAKVVAFDINDDKLAFAKEVGADVVVNLLNEDPIAKAKELTNGRGLDASVITAVAKTPFNQAIDVVKAGARVVAVGLPVDTMDLNIPRLVLDGIQVIGTLVGTRQDLQEAFQFAAEGKVVPKVTLRKIEEINEIMEEMEQGKITGRMVIDFTK comes from the coding sequence ATGAAAGCAGCAGTCGTAACAAAAGAAAAAAGTGTAAGTGTGGAAGAGAAACAACTTAGACCATTAAAACATGGTGAAGCATTAGTGCAAACAGAATTTTGTGGTGTATGTCATACAGATTTACACGTAAAAAATGCTGATTTTGGTGATGTAACAGGAATCGTTCTAGGACACGAAGGTATTGGTAAAGTTATTGAAGTAGCTGAAGGCGTTACTTCTCTAAAAGTTGGTGACCGTGTATCAATCGCTTGGATGTATGAAAGCTGCGGACACTGTGAATACTGCACGACAGGTCGCGAAACACTATGTCGTGACGTAAAAAATGCAGGTTACACAGTAGATGGCGCTATGGCTGAGCAAGTTATCGTATCAGCTGATTATGCTGTAAAAGTCCCTGATAATTTAGATCCAGCAGCCGCTTCTTCTGTAACTTGTGCAGGCGTTACAACTTACAAAGCTGTGAAAGTATCAAATATCCGTCCTGGGCAATGGATCGGGGTATTTGGTATTGGCGGTCTAGGTAACTTAGCTGTCCAATACGCTAAAAATGTTTACGGTGCAAAAGTAGTTGCATTCGATATAAATGATGATAAGTTAGCGTTTGCTAAAGAAGTAGGTGCAGACGTTGTCGTAAACTTATTAAATGAAGACCCAATTGCAAAAGCGAAAGAGCTGACAAATGGTAGAGGTTTAGATGCTTCAGTAATTACAGCTGTAGCTAAAACGCCATTCAACCAAGCGATTGATGTTGTAAAAGCTGGCGCACGCGTTGTCGCTGTTGGTTTACCTGTAGATACTATGGATTTGAATATTCCACGTTTAGTTCTAGACGGTATTCAAGTAATTGGCACATTAGTTGGAACACGCCAAGACTTACAAGAAGCATTCCAATTTGCAGCAGAAGGTAAAGTAGTACCGAAAGTAACATTACGTAAAATCGAAGAAATTAATGAAATTATGGAAGAAATGGAACAAGGTAAAATTACAGGCCGTATGGTTATTGACTTTACAAAATAA
- a CDS encoding winged helix-turn-helix transcriptional regulator — protein sequence MPELSNNFTRHNKQKPFDFTLSLIGGKWKMKIMYELSSDTILRYGELKRKIPAITHKMLSSQLRELEDSGIVYREEYPQIPPKVEYSLTPKGKSLMPILEEMCKWGVANQI from the coding sequence TTGCCAGAATTAAGTAATAATTTCACGAGACACAACAAACAAAAACCTTTTGACTTCACATTATCGTTAATCGGTGGCAAATGGAAAATGAAAATCATGTATGAATTATCCTCCGATACGATTTTACGTTATGGAGAGTTAAAGCGGAAAATTCCAGCTATCACTCACAAAATGTTGAGTTCTCAGTTAAGAGAACTAGAGGATTCTGGAATTGTTTACAGAGAGGAATACCCGCAAATTCCTCCAAAAGTAGAATACTCCTTAACGCCAAAAGGAAAGAGTTTAATGCCAATATTAGAGGAAATGTGCAAATGGGGCGTGGCAAATCAAATATGA